Genomic segment of Salvelinus alpinus chromosome 23, SLU_Salpinus.1, whole genome shotgun sequence:
GCCATTGAGAATCTCTGCTGGGCCGTTGATGACCGACTGCTGTGAGGATATGAGGGGTTGGCGGTCATGCCTGTGCACCTCGCCTCAAAACAatggattgagagagagacaagttaGCAGCAAGTCACTTACAGTAGCTATAGGCTTCTCATATAGGTAATGTGTCACCAAGAGTGCCATACAGATGTCAGTGAAGGTGACATCCCACTGGGAACATAAAGGTTGAATCAATATTGTTTCCATGTCATGTCAATGAAATTAAGTTAAACCAACGTGGAAaagatgttgaattgacatctgtgctcAGTGGGATATAACAGGAAGACTCCATCTATAGAAATATTGCCTACAGTTAAAAGGATGCACGCTATTGTGTGACAGCATGATTTGAAGTCATTTCAGAGCCAGCGTTAAACTCTTTGCTTCTAGACCCTCATCCGCAAAACCTTATCTATATTGTCACTCATCATAAACAGGTCATTAAGGTGAAAAGTACTTTATTTTTTTCTCCCACAATGCACCTAAAATGATAGAATGTCTCAAACTAGATCTTAGCATATTTTATATACACCACAGAATTGATTTAACATTTACTGTCATGGTAGTCAGTTGCGGAAGCGTGGGTGTCATTAAACAATAATGTGAAATAAATATTTGTTATGAGACTTTACCCCGAGGGCAATGACACAATCCAACCTCATAAACCACAAAATCCTTGACCTCATTCGACAGAAAACTCTGACACATGACTTTTTTGTGAACTAGGCGATAACTAGAGTAAAGTCAGGGAGCTTAGATCTAAAGTTTAGATACTAAAGAACCGGATCTGAAGTTGCATTTTGCATTTAGATTTTATGATGTAGTGTAAAAGATAGCAGATTGTCTTTTGCATACATCTACATAACAGATGTAATAAAGGAAACAATTTGCAATACAGCCCTTCCTTGTACAGTAATTATATAGCTATTAAAATGTGGGGAAGACCTTCTTTCCAGTACCTCAACACTACATCACAGGTCCAATTTAAagtactttttttttcttttctactTAAGTACTTTGTGTCAGCATCCAGCAGTGATCAGCTGGTAGTTGCATAGTAAAGGTGTCACTAGCTCGAATTCTAATTGAGCTGGCACCAGTTGTGAAAATGGGCTATGCTGGTCCGGGTTTCCCCCCGAATCAGCTCGAATTTGAGAATTCCATTTGAACAGCTCGAATTTGGCCCTAATTGTAAGTGCCAGTGGAAACAGGGCTTAAGGTTTACAATAAAAGCTAGGTAGGTACAAAACCATACCATGATCGTATACCATATTGCAACTCACCGTTTTCAGCTTCACCGTATGCCATGAACAGGTAGTACTGTGCGTCCAGACTAAACCGGGTCGGGTCCTGTGGGACAAGAACTTGTCGACGAAACCGACACTGAATGACTCCATCCGCCAATCTCCAGGCCACATCTGTAAGAACATTCTATAGGAAAaggaaataaatataaatatctgCCTCTCCTTAAAAAACAATCCTTAACTCTTGGAGCCATGCAGGAAAAGCTTCACTAGAATAGCTTGCTGAACTTGTTTGTtgcatttcttataccaataAACTACTCGAAGAGGGACGCAAGGTcttgtttgctgaatgttaaatacagcagccaatagaagTCACCGGTAGTTTGAAAGAGCGAACTCACGACGGCgctaggctatagcagttatctATTCAAAtccataaccattcaatcttcgtgaagagaagtgaaagccttctgcatcAAACTCTAGTCCTATATCATTCAAGGATGTCATTAGAATATTGAAGATAAGGACATCAAAAGGTATCATTTAACTATTGAAAGCAAGtaaggaatgaagcaacaatagagaAAGAGGGTAGGATAATATCAGGGGAATTGTTATGAAAGGTATATATGCATCAGCCTACTAAACATACAAATAGGCCCCATTATATTTCATATACGTATTGGACAATCATGGTCTTATGAAATGTTATTAATGTAGGCCTCAATGTATGGCTCAGGTAGCGTCAGGCTTGAAAGTTCAATCAAAGggctaatcaaatccagacaggcctatttataatgcttttgaatgacgCTTCCGGTTGGCGGGAAATACCGGGTTACCCAGGACAAAAGTGATTTATTGTCTGGAAGGAACATTAGTAAAATATTGAACCCTAACAGGTAGGTCTATAGAAGAGACATAATTCAAGTCATATACTGTGGGGTTTCACCTCAGAGGCCTCCTGTGGGTAGGACCTTCCTTTGACATAAGCTGCGCTCACATCCACCAAGCTGTCATCCCTCACACATAGGTACATGTCATCATCCCCCTATCAACAGAATaaggagggaaggaaaagcatAGTTAGCCAAATGCTACAGTAATTTACCTAGCAAGTTATCAACCAACGCTAACTTACCATCCATGTGTCATGGGAGAGGGCGAAGGCAATGTAGCCGTCTGAGGGCCCACTGAGCTCAAACACCACAGTCTGACCCTTGGGGGCGAACGACAGGAAGAAGCACGATGGATCTTTTTCCGGGTCACATCCCACTGGGTCCAACAGGCAGGACTTCTGTTGGCCACAACCCACTGAGCTGAACTGAGAAGGCAtcaagaaaggaagagagagagaatgaatgggGGGGGTTCTGTACCAAAACATACAGTAATGTACACTGTTTATATTCCattatacagtgctttcggaaagcattcagaaacctttttttcccccacattttgttatgttacagccttattataaaatggattaaaaacgaATAttgtcctcaatctacacacaaaccccataaggacaaagtgaaaaaaggttTAAAAGATGATAAAATTAcagaattattcagaccctttgctatgagacttgaaattgagctcaggtgcatcctgtttccattgatcatccttgagacatttttggccgatacccgATATTTTCATTGCCCCAACAAAaagataccgataaccgatatttaaaattcagcagccttttaagcattctataTAGTTCGCTacaaagctgtacagtgcaatatgaatgtcagtacacaataggctgactggggaggtgatatCACAGTCACGTGATAAGAGCTACAACActaatatttgcgtaaactctgttctgtgggtgtcaccgagtagactgacAGCCCATTTCCTTgtttcacattccaaccttgtctagtctaaatatggcatgattccactaaTTGTAAcctgcatcactttcaaagaggtacttttattttgaagcaaACCGCAaatccactattgtgcctaatccttattgtggctagcttcacaacagaTAGGCTCAACCTGACCGGgttcactagccagatgaagctggCTTGCTGCTTATAATGTTAGCTTCGGGCAACAGAGTAATACTTActcaaggattcctaaatcattgctaagaatagtgaaaataactgcagtttctactggtcatcgTTTTCAGGCtggtattggtgctagctaggtactaGTAATGCTTTCCAACCAACACTATTGTAAACACAtcattcgtggccggtgtttgcagacttttgtacagctttgacagtgctactgatagcagtggtggcgcttggcttgcatgTGCAAATTCCGAACACAAAACATGTTATAATAGAACTGTTATTTaacgtgtcaaattaaaagctaaTTTAATgcatcaaatagtgttatttgacgtgtatcttttttgacacgcaaaaacccaaacggcgttccatagtatgttgtgaagctaataacagtgacgctattactgcgTCACTCCGGTAGGGAAACATCTGAACAATAGCACACTTGGCAAcgttagtgtgtaccggtgctcaaatagttgcgaaagccaacatcacccacgacagagaacggttggttgtgaagggcaatgaattccattatcttggcgttaatggagtTTGCATTTGAGTTGCCTCACTGAAATGGTCTTAGTTTTTCAATTGACTGCGccatccacacagcagacattgtggtttaggttaggaatgctgtgttgcacgtgcaGGGCAAAACTTTACATGGCGTCAcatatgcacgtcagctttgacattggtTTTTCACATCAGTGTGAAACTAGACAATGGGTCGATACCGATGTTTGCATTCAATATGTTCCacgatatattgtgcatccctagtttctataacttgattggagtcaactgtggaaaatgtaattgattggacatgatttggaaagccacacacacctgtctatataaagtcccacataTTGACAGTGCAAACCAAGCCATGAAATctaaggaattatccgtagagctccaagacaggattttgTCAAGGTACAGAtctgaagggtaccaaaacatttctgatagcccacttggagtttgccaaatggcacctaaaggactaagaccataagaaacaagattcttgtCTGAtgagaaaccaagattgaactctttggcctgaatgccaagcgtcacatctggaggaaaccttgcaccacccctacggtgaagcatggtggtggcagcatcatcatcatcatgatgtgtggaaatgtttttcagtggcagggactgggagattagtcaggttaaggaaaacctgctccagagtgctcaggaccccagactggggcgaaggttcgccttccaacaggacaatgaccctaagcacacagccaagacaacgcaggacaagtctctgaatgtccttgagtgtctcagccagagcccggacttgaacccgatctaaaatctctggagagacctgaaaatagctgtgaagtgatgctccccatccaacctgacagagcttgaggtgatctacagagaataatgggagaaactcaacaaacaggtgtgccaagcttgtaacgtcatacccaagaagacttgaggctgtaatcgctggtgcttcaacaaggtactggGTAAAgcgtctgaacacttatgtaaatgtgatattcattttttgtatacattttctaaaatgtctaaacctgtatttgctttgtcattatggggtactgtttGTACAGTGagtgaaaaaacaatttaatctattttagaataaggctgtaacgtaacaaaatgtagatagtcaaggggtatgaatacgttCCGGATGCACTGTATGACTTACTGGTCTGGGCAACACAGAGGGAGTTGATGTCTCTATGGTAGTGGAAGGTGTGGTGGGTTTAGGTGGGATGGGAGTTACCCCACTCTGAGACACAACAGGACCGGGGATTTTCACCCAGAAAGTCTTGTAATGAGCCACTACTGTCACACTTAATTCAGAAACACAAATGCATTAACTCAATATATCATTTTTGCTGTAGATTGTAAATGACCATAGCATGTAATGTAAATGCATGTGTGAGAGGGAATGCAGATGGACTCTAAACACTCACAGAAATTGGACAGCGTCGGGTGAGTTTTGGGGAGCGTTCCAGATTACCACGATTTTTGTCTGTCTGGCATCACTTGTGTGACTGACAGCTGAACCCTAAGTAGCAacaaaaaataaatttaaataaCTAAAATAAATTGCAAGAAATGTGGAGTATGAGGCCATGTGTAACCTGAGGTCATTGTAAAGGATTCATTCCAAGCCAAATTAAAATAAAACCATTTGCATAAAGGTAAGTAGGCCTACCGGAGTGTGGCCACATTTCAACAGTTGTGTGGCTTTAGGATTGGTCAGGATGAAGGAGCCGACAGCATCAGAGTCTGGATTGGATGCATTCCGAGCCTCAAGCAGGAATCCCTCAAAGTATGTCGTTCCAGATATGGTAACTAGGGACATCACATGACAGTGTAGGAGTGTGCTTGTGTTGGACCCAGAACAATTCTTTCAATGCCAATTGAATAAAATGCTGATAAAAGGGGTGGATGTCTAGTCCTCTGAATTtttcatgtgaaatgtattgacaAACCCCTTTACTTCTGTTTGGAAATACCGTGATGAATGTTACATTCCAATACATTGGAGTTAACAATTAAGAAGCTTTCTATTCCCATTGTCTTAAGAAATGCTGAATATATTCCCCTCTTGTATTACCAAACTGTTATCATTACCTTGGATGTAATCTCCAGAACTGAATTTAGTGACATTGACAGCCAGAGTGTAGGGAGAGTGGCTGGTATTGGGGGCATGACCGTGTATTGGCATCATACTCCCACAGGATTCAGTCACTTTTCCATTGGGGTAGGCATCAactgatgtcaaacaaagagtcTGAACTAACAGCAGGATGGTCCATAGACTCACACCCatctaaaaaaaaatacaaaatacaaataaaaccCTCCAATACACACCCTTGAAGGCAAAGCATATGTTCAATGGCTATATCAATAACCATTATTACCACCTACAAATGTAGCACTtgcagatacactacatgaccaaaagtatgtggacacctgcttatcaaacatcttattccaaaatcatgggcattaatatggagttggtcccccttggctgctataacagcctgcactgttctgggaaggctttccactatattttagaacattgctgcggggacttacgTCCATTCAGCaacaacagcattagtgaggtctggcactgatgttgggtgattaggcccggCTCACAGTCGATGTTcctattcatcccaaaggtgtttgatgggcttgaggtcagggctctgtgcaagccagtcaatttattccacaccgatctcgacaaaccatttccatATAGACCTccctttgtgcactggggcattgtcatgctgaaacaggaaatagccttccaaactgttgccacaacgttggaagcacagaatcatctagaatgtcattgtaggctgtagcgttaagattttccttcactggaactaaggggcctagcaaaaaaacagccccagaccattattccgcctccaccaaactttacagtttgcactatgcattggggcaggtaccgttctcctgtcagcaacaggtgtggctgaattggccgaatccactaatttgaagg
This window contains:
- the frrs1a gene encoding putative ferric-chelate reductase 1, translating into MLEMGVSLWTILLLVQTLCLTSVDAYPNGKVTESCGSMMPIHGHAPNTSHSPYTLAVNVTKFSSGDYIQVTISGTTYFEGFLLEARNASNPDSDAVGSFILTNPKATQLLKCGHTPGSAVSHTSDARQTKIVVIWNAPQNSPDAVQFLVTVVAHYKTFWVKIPGPVVSQSGVTPIPPKPTTPSTTIETSTPSVLPRPFSSVGCGQQKSCLLDPVGCDPEKDPSCFFLSFAPKGQTVVFELSGPSDGYIAFALSHDTWMGDDDMYLCVRDDSLVDVSAAYVKGRSYPQEASENVLTDVAWRLADGVIQCRFRRQVLVPQDPTRFSLDAQYYLFMAYGEAENGEVHRHDRQPLISSQQSVINGPAEILNGSRSPLLMKFHSVLMLIAWMLAGSTGTFLASYFKPDWPEKTLFGQKIWFQVHRGLMILTVLLTCVAFTLPFIYRGGWSKGAGAHPYLGCTVLALALLQPIMATLRPPPDSSRRWVFNWLHWGAGTVAEIMAVAAMFLGMGQQSVLLPHSWRLVVLTGFLAWVVLLRVLLGLHKKGYVKTRFCDCVSKASDTDQQRILADDSEGSTWDAWFKIVALLAFVIGNSGFLISFIYTISGL